In Longibacter salinarum, a single window of DNA contains:
- a CDS encoding helicase HerA domain-containing protein, translated as MLEFSESSGDGHHPTDRPGKIGVITHGSLNDGIEMKLDAARPIEDVIAGTFVVIQGEQYDFFCMITDVEIDAANEQILLNPPGPEDDLLRDVMRGTGTYATVSLKPMLMLPNTEHPELSEDEPRSVKTIPAHFAPVAHATEDDVARVFGHEANDGGRTFFNVGSPIGMDEIPVCINLQRFAERSNAVFGKTGTGKTFLTRLLLAGTIQTGRAVNLIFDMHSEYGYGDRAESEDGSTQFVKGLRDLFPSKVCIFSLDPKTTRDRGNQPDHDVYLHADQIQPADILPLRDTLNLNATAAESSYMLQNTYGKDWLRTLLEARGDELEQIADETGAHQSSLEALKRKLSQFEQYDFFTTQPSQDRHDVLDALLETLDSGKSVVLEFGRYDDLKVYLLVANAITRRIRRKYEEKTNRYRQTKNEGDKPRPLMITIEEAHKFLAPGIAHETPFGKIAREMRKFFVSLLVVDQRPSAIDEEVMSQLGTKMIAKLNDDKDISNALVGTSDSSSLRQVLASLDAKQQALLLGHAVPMPIVVRTRTYGADFYEDLRSGPLGGKSPNEDDDPDELIHELF; from the coding sequence ATGCTTGAGTTCAGCGAATCGTCCGGCGACGGGCATCATCCCACCGATCGTCCCGGAAAGATCGGTGTCATCACGCACGGTTCCCTGAATGACGGGATCGAGATGAAACTCGATGCAGCCCGTCCCATCGAGGATGTGATTGCCGGCACCTTTGTCGTGATCCAGGGCGAGCAATATGACTTTTTCTGCATGATCACCGATGTAGAGATTGACGCAGCCAATGAGCAGATCTTGCTCAACCCGCCTGGCCCGGAAGACGACCTGCTTCGTGATGTGATGCGCGGCACCGGTACGTACGCCACCGTTTCGCTCAAGCCAATGCTCATGCTCCCCAACACGGAGCACCCCGAACTGAGCGAGGACGAACCCCGATCGGTCAAAACGATCCCGGCCCACTTTGCGCCGGTCGCCCACGCCACGGAGGATGACGTCGCCCGAGTATTCGGTCACGAAGCGAATGATGGTGGACGCACATTCTTCAATGTCGGTAGCCCGATCGGAATGGACGAGATTCCGGTCTGCATCAACCTACAGCGGTTCGCCGAACGATCGAACGCGGTCTTCGGGAAAACGGGAACGGGGAAAACCTTCCTGACACGTCTCTTGCTCGCCGGTACGATTCAGACCGGACGGGCCGTAAACCTCATTTTCGACATGCACTCGGAGTACGGCTACGGTGATCGTGCAGAATCCGAGGACGGGTCGACACAGTTCGTCAAGGGGCTCCGCGATCTGTTTCCAAGCAAAGTATGCATCTTCTCGCTAGACCCAAAGACGACGCGAGATCGCGGCAATCAGCCCGACCACGATGTCTACCTGCATGCCGACCAGATCCAGCCCGCGGACATCCTCCCGCTCCGCGATACGCTGAACCTGAACGCGACCGCCGCCGAGAGCAGCTACATGCTGCAGAATACATACGGCAAGGACTGGCTAAGAACCCTCCTGGAAGCACGGGGCGATGAACTGGAGCAAATCGCGGACGAAACGGGGGCACACCAGAGTTCCCTCGAAGCACTGAAGCGCAAGCTTTCACAGTTTGAGCAGTACGATTTCTTCACGACCCAGCCGTCGCAGGACCGCCACGACGTCCTGGATGCCCTCCTCGAAACCCTGGATAGCGGAAAGTCCGTCGTCCTCGAGTTTGGCCGCTACGACGACCTGAAGGTGTACCTCCTGGTCGCCAACGCGATCACGCGCCGGATCCGTCGGAAGTACGAGGAGAAGACGAATCGATACCGCCAGACGAAGAATGAGGGCGACAAGCCGCGTCCTCTGATGATCACGATCGAGGAAGCCCACAAATTCCTCGCGCCCGGCATTGCGCACGAGACACCATTCGGGAAGATCGCCCGCGAGATGCGGAAGTTCTTCGTCAGCCTGCTCGTCGTCGACCAACGCCCCTCGGCAATCGACGAGGAAGTGATGAGTCAGCTCGGCACGAAGATGATCGCCAAGCTGAACGATGACAAGGACATTTCCAATGCCCTCGTGGGGACGAGCGACTCTTCATCCCTGCGACAGGTGCTGGCCTCTCTCGACGCCAAGCAGCAGGCTCTTCTCCTCGGACAC
- a CDS encoding valine--tRNA ligase → MSHDAPPVSSGTSTAYDPSAIESKWYDYWERRGFFEVDVTDDRQPHCIIMPPPNVTGRLHIGHALQDSIQDALTRIRRMQGYESLWMPGLDHAGIATQNVVEQKLAEEEELTRHDLGRDAFVERVYDWKEEYGDIILQQKRTLGDSCDWDRQYFTMDEDFSRAVQEVFVQLYEDGLIYRGDYLVNWDPKNETALSDEEVDNVDRQGHLWYIRYPLAEPVGDNTLIEEAADGEETPEPMQYLTIATTRPETMLGDSAVAVNPDDERYAHLIGRKVVVPLIGREIPIIADDYIDSEFGTGALKVTPAHDENDFEIGQKHELETINVMTTTGKINANGGAYEGLDRFDARDKIVDDLKAEGLLEKVEDYENKVPVSSRSGAVIEPLISRQWFVKMEPLAEPAIEAVREGEIDFYPKRWANEYFRWMENIRDWCISRQLWWGHQIPVWYYTDENGDPDPERGYVVSVDRPDNGEEMVQDEDVLDTWFSSWLAPFASLGWPEETDELEMFYPSDVLVSGYDILFFWIARMIMAGYYVMDEPPFTNVFITGMVKDEQGRWMSKSLGNGIDPLEMVDQYGADATRFTLTMLCAQGQDIKLAPSKFEMGRNFANKIWNAFNVFGQFMETDEDGRPVKDYQRERSFEELELVEQWMLHRLNAAIEDMEGSLERYRLNEMAQRVYDVFWRDYCDWFLELIKPPYGEEMPEEKIAIAVEIYEALLKLLHPFMPFITEELWWRLRPRENGDACIAAEWPSIDRDSMDEERAETFTLIQDLISGIRGVKSDYGVGQGKEIAATISVPRRNTELAETLASYSTYFETLAGVTDLTVKPRAEKPAASASVVVGRCEVFVPLAGMIDLDQERERLQREIEQKEGFLQGVEKKLNNPQFVSKAPDEVVDRERQKKEDAVAELERLRSNLSDLADVSQ, encoded by the coding sequence ATGTCTCACGACGCCCCTCCGGTTTCTTCCGGCACCTCCACGGCATACGATCCGTCGGCTATCGAATCCAAGTGGTACGATTACTGGGAGCGCCGCGGCTTCTTCGAAGTCGACGTTACCGATGATCGCCAGCCCCACTGCATCATCATGCCGCCTCCCAATGTGACGGGGCGGCTGCACATCGGGCACGCGCTACAGGACTCCATCCAGGACGCGCTAACCCGAATCCGTCGCATGCAGGGGTATGAGTCGCTCTGGATGCCTGGCCTTGACCACGCTGGTATCGCCACGCAGAATGTGGTGGAGCAGAAGCTTGCTGAGGAAGAAGAACTGACGCGCCACGACCTCGGTCGGGATGCGTTCGTCGAACGCGTGTACGACTGGAAGGAGGAGTACGGGGACATCATTCTCCAGCAGAAGCGCACGCTCGGAGATTCCTGCGACTGGGATCGCCAGTATTTCACGATGGATGAAGACTTCTCCCGCGCCGTGCAGGAGGTTTTCGTCCAGCTCTATGAGGACGGTCTGATCTACCGGGGCGATTATCTCGTCAACTGGGATCCGAAGAACGAAACGGCTCTATCCGACGAGGAAGTTGACAATGTTGATCGTCAGGGGCACCTCTGGTACATCCGCTACCCGCTCGCCGAGCCGGTGGGCGACAACACGCTGATCGAGGAGGCTGCCGATGGGGAGGAGACGCCGGAGCCGATGCAGTATCTGACGATCGCGACCACGCGGCCGGAGACGATGCTCGGAGATTCCGCCGTGGCGGTGAATCCGGACGATGAGCGATATGCTCACCTGATCGGTCGGAAGGTCGTCGTTCCGCTCATTGGGCGCGAAATCCCGATTATAGCGGACGACTACATCGATAGTGAGTTCGGGACAGGCGCGCTGAAGGTAACGCCTGCTCATGACGAGAACGACTTCGAGATCGGGCAGAAGCACGAGCTCGAGACGATCAACGTCATGACGACGACGGGCAAGATCAACGCGAACGGGGGGGCGTACGAAGGTCTCGACCGGTTTGACGCGCGTGACAAGATCGTGGACGACCTCAAGGCGGAAGGTCTGCTAGAGAAGGTTGAGGACTATGAAAACAAGGTGCCCGTGTCCAGCCGCTCTGGTGCCGTGATCGAGCCGCTCATCTCACGTCAGTGGTTTGTGAAGATGGAGCCGCTCGCCGAGCCGGCTATCGAAGCCGTCCGGGAAGGCGAGATCGATTTTTACCCGAAGCGCTGGGCCAATGAGTATTTCCGCTGGATGGAAAACATCCGCGACTGGTGCATCTCCCGTCAACTCTGGTGGGGGCATCAGATCCCGGTCTGGTATTATACGGATGAGAATGGCGACCCGGACCCCGAGCGCGGGTACGTCGTGAGCGTCGACCGGCCCGACAATGGGGAGGAGATGGTGCAGGATGAAGACGTCCTTGACACCTGGTTCTCGTCGTGGCTCGCACCCTTCGCGTCCCTCGGCTGGCCAGAGGAGACGGACGAACTCGAGATGTTCTATCCGTCCGACGTCCTCGTATCCGGCTACGACATCCTGTTCTTCTGGATCGCCCGGATGATCATGGCGGGATACTACGTGATGGACGAGCCGCCCTTCACGAACGTCTTTATCACCGGCATGGTGAAAGACGAGCAGGGCCGCTGGATGTCAAAAAGTCTCGGCAATGGCATCGATCCGCTCGAGATGGTGGATCAGTACGGTGCGGATGCGACGCGCTTTACGCTGACGATGCTCTGCGCGCAGGGGCAGGATATCAAGCTGGCTCCCTCGAAGTTCGAGATGGGCCGCAACTTCGCCAATAAGATCTGGAACGCCTTCAACGTCTTCGGGCAGTTCATGGAGACGGATGAAGACGGTCGGCCGGTCAAAGATTACCAGCGCGAACGGTCCTTCGAAGAACTGGAGCTTGTGGAGCAGTGGATGCTGCACCGCTTGAACGCGGCGATCGAGGACATGGAGGGCTCGCTCGAGCGTTACCGTCTCAATGAGATGGCACAGCGTGTTTACGATGTCTTCTGGCGAGACTATTGCGACTGGTTCCTCGAGCTGATTAAGCCGCCGTACGGCGAAGAAATGCCGGAGGAGAAGATCGCTATTGCCGTCGAGATCTACGAGGCGCTGTTGAAGCTCCTTCACCCGTTCATGCCGTTCATCACGGAAGAGCTGTGGTGGCGTCTGCGTCCGCGCGAGAACGGCGATGCCTGTATCGCTGCCGAATGGCCGAGCATCGATCGGGACAGCATGGATGAAGAGCGAGCGGAGACGTTTACGCTCATCCAGGACCTGATCTCGGGTATCCGCGGTGTGAAAAGTGATTATGGTGTCGGACAGGGCAAGGAAATTGCGGCCACCATCAGCGTGCCGCGTCGCAACACGGAGCTGGCGGAGACGCTGGCGTCGTACAGCACGTACTTCGAGACGCTTGCTGGAGTGACCGACCTGACGGTGAAGCCGCGGGCCGAGAAGCCCGCTGCCTCGGCGTCTGTCGTCGTGGGCCGCTGCGAAGTCTTCGTTCCCCTCGCAGGTATGATCGATCTCGATCAGGAGCGTGAGCGCCTGCAACGGGAAATCGAGCAAAAGGAAGGATTTCTGCAAGGGGTGGAGAAGAAGCTCAACAACCCGCAGTTCGTGTCCAAGGCCCCCGATGAAGTCGTCGATCGCGAGCGGCAGAAGAAGGAAGACGCCGTCGCCGAACTCGAACGTCTGCGCTCGAATCTATCCGACCTGGCCGACGTCAGTCAGTAG
- a CDS encoding FxLYD domain-containing protein, giving the protein MNAVSSRTSRSMGRSAARRALAAMVLLALMTWTTGCGNSGQQGVSASRLDVSNTRLVTITETGERSFSGTLINENSKAVSIVQVDVALYDETGARVGTTMIEVEDVPANSEKDFSGALDVDYPVAKARVLSVATP; this is encoded by the coding sequence ATGAACGCAGTATCCTCCCGCACCTCTCGTTCCATGGGCCGCTCTGCGGCTCGGCGTGCTCTCGCCGCTATGGTTTTGCTCGCTTTGATGACATGGACCACCGGGTGCGGCAACTCGGGACAACAGGGCGTGTCGGCCAGCAGGCTCGATGTGTCCAACACGCGCCTTGTGACTATAACCGAGACGGGCGAGCGCTCGTTCAGTGGTACACTCATTAACGAAAATAGCAAAGCGGTTTCTATCGTACAGGTCGATGTTGCGCTGTACGACGAAACGGGCGCCCGGGTCGGGACGACCATGATCGAAGTGGAAGATGTCCCGGCGAATAGCGAGAAGGATTTCAGCGGGGCGCTTGATGTCGATTATCCCGTCGCAAAGGCTCGCGTCCTGAGTGTCGCCACGCCGTAG
- the moeB gene encoding molybdopterin-synthase adenylyltransferase MoeB: MSASPSDNGAAVAPPCAPDLSTDELQRYSRHLTLPEFGREGQEKLKATSVLLVGAGGLGSPAATYLAAAGIGKIGLVDFDRVEASNLQRQILYGTSDVGRPKLDAAKERLTDLNPHVDVETHDVRLDSDNALEIIEPYDVVADGTDNFPTRYLVNDACVMTDTPNVYASIFRFEGQVSVFATEDGPCYRCLYEEPPPPGLVPSCAEGGVLGILPGFIGTLQATEVIKLIAGIGEPLIGRLLMADALEMNFRTLNVEKNPDCPVCGENPTQTELIDYEAFCGIPSSDSSQNGTDDVSQIPEISVQDLKKRRDAGDAPFVLDVRKPHEADIASIGADQLIPLDELERRIEEIDAEPGDEIVVHCRSGGRSAKATDFLRKKGFDAKNLAGGTLAWSDEIDDSVAKY; this comes from the coding sequence ATGTCTGCTTCCCCCTCGGACAACGGTGCGGCCGTGGCCCCTCCATGCGCACCGGACCTGTCCACAGATGAACTCCAACGATACAGCCGTCACCTCACGCTCCCGGAATTCGGGCGTGAGGGCCAAGAGAAACTCAAGGCCACGTCCGTTTTGCTCGTCGGAGCAGGCGGCCTCGGTTCGCCTGCTGCCACGTATCTCGCCGCCGCGGGCATCGGGAAAATCGGACTTGTCGATTTCGATCGCGTCGAAGCGTCGAATTTGCAGCGCCAGATCTTGTACGGCACCAGCGATGTCGGCCGTCCGAAGCTCGATGCAGCAAAGGAACGCCTAACCGACCTGAACCCGCACGTCGACGTTGAAACGCACGACGTACGCCTCGACAGCGACAACGCGCTCGAGATTATCGAGCCGTACGATGTCGTTGCGGACGGAACGGACAACTTCCCCACGCGCTACCTCGTCAACGACGCGTGCGTGATGACCGACACGCCGAACGTCTACGCATCGATATTCCGGTTCGAAGGTCAGGTCTCCGTTTTCGCAACCGAGGACGGGCCGTGCTACCGTTGCCTCTACGAAGAGCCGCCCCCACCGGGACTCGTTCCGTCCTGCGCGGAAGGCGGCGTGCTTGGCATCCTACCCGGTTTCATTGGCACGCTTCAAGCGACGGAGGTCATCAAACTCATCGCCGGAATTGGTGAGCCACTCATCGGCCGGCTGCTCATGGCCGATGCGCTGGAAATGAACTTCCGGACGCTGAATGTTGAAAAGAATCCGGACTGCCCGGTATGCGGTGAGAACCCGACGCAGACGGAACTGATCGACTACGAAGCGTTTTGCGGTATTCCGTCTTCCGACTCCTCTCAAAATGGCACTGACGACGTGAGCCAAATTCCAGAAATTTCAGTTCAGGACCTCAAAAAGCGTCGCGATGCGGGCGACGCGCCATTCGTTCTGGATGTTCGCAAGCCTCACGAAGCCGATATCGCGAGCATCGGTGCCGACCAACTGATTCCGCTCGATGAACTTGAGCGCCGCATCGAAGAGATCGACGCTGAACCAGGAGACGAAATTGTTGTCCACTGCCGTTCTGGCGGACGCTCAGCGAAAGCGACGGATTTTCTTCGGAAAAAGGGATTCGACGCAAAGAACCTCGCGGGTGGTACCCTCGCCTGGAGCGACGAGATCGATGACTCCGTCGCGAAGTACTAG
- a CDS encoding ubiquitin-like small modifier protein 1 has product MANTQTATVTVRIPTPLRSYTDGQATVESNGETVKDVLTHLVDRYGDLKSNLYTDDGTLRQFVNIYVNDDDIRYKDGPDTPVSAGDEVSIVPSIAGG; this is encoded by the coding sequence ATGGCTAACACGCAAACAGCAACCGTGACGGTTCGCATCCCGACCCCGCTCCGTTCTTACACCGATGGTCAGGCGACCGTAGAGTCGAACGGAGAGACGGTCAAGGACGTGCTGACCCATCTCGTTGACCGCTACGGCGACTTGAAGTCGAACTTGTATACCGACGACGGCACCCTCCGCCAGTTTGTCAACATCTACGTGAACGACGACGACATCCGATACAAGGACGGCCCCGATACGCCGGTGAGCGCCGGCGATGAAGTGTCGATCGTCCCCTCGATCGCTGGTGGCTGA
- a CDS encoding Mov34/MPN/PAD-1 family protein produces the protein MLTTSAVLDAIRDHGENAYPEEGCGFLMGTVTDDCANRVTDIRPVANRKTENRERRYEITPDDYREAQNAAEAAGLDVIGFFHSHPDHPARPSETDLREATFPGYTYVIVSVANGEATDLTAWSLAVDRSSFESEEIHVLKPTDASAWGNGATA, from the coding sequence ATGCTGACAACTTCTGCTGTTCTCGACGCCATCCGCGACCACGGGGAAAACGCATATCCCGAGGAAGGGTGTGGCTTTCTGATGGGCACGGTGACCGACGATTGTGCAAACCGCGTGACGGACATTCGACCGGTCGCGAACCGAAAGACGGAGAACCGTGAACGGCGATACGAGATCACTCCTGACGACTACCGGGAGGCGCAAAATGCGGCCGAGGCAGCCGGCCTTGACGTAATCGGATTCTTCCATTCCCACCCCGACCACCCTGCACGACCGTCCGAGACCGACCTGCGCGAAGCCACCTTCCCCGGCTATACCTACGTCATTGTCTCTGTCGCGAATGGAGAAGCCACCGATCTGACCGCCTGGTCCCTTGCCGTCGACCGGTCGTCCTTCGAGAGCGAGGAGATTCACGTTCTGAAACCGACCGACGCATCCGCATGGGGCAATGGCGCGACGGCCTAG